A DNA window from Planctomycetota bacterium contains the following coding sequences:
- a CDS encoding MHS family MFS transporter: MPPPPNNRRALLLAVVGSTVGTTIEWYDFFLYGAAAALVFPQVFFPEQTEFIGQISAFGTFTVGFLARPLGGVIFGRMGDRSGRKAALVATLLLMGISTLLIGFLPSYRQIGALAPLALVALRFMQGIGVGGEWGGAVLLALESGHRGRRGLLASWPQVGVPIGLLLSTGALYACERALTPEQLIEWGWRLPFFASALLILVGFLIRSFVTESPLFAEVKAHHEVAQTPLREVLRTNWKEIALGAGSRLSENSVFYLFATYLLTYGSNVLDVPRNITLASVNVAAVVACVTIPLYGWLSDVWSRKSLYLTGNVLLIVLALPYYALLDTREPLAIMVATGVMLGIVHAMLYSVQAALIPELFSTRLRYTGASLTYQIAGPFAGGLAPIVATTLSYHFPESYWPIAVYIALLAVISSLCIHFLSETSHKDISG, from the coding sequence ATGCCCCCACCGCCCAACAATCGTCGCGCGTTACTTCTGGCCGTGGTCGGTAGCACGGTGGGCACGACCATCGAGTGGTACGACTTTTTTCTCTACGGCGCGGCCGCGGCGCTCGTCTTTCCGCAAGTCTTCTTCCCGGAACAGACGGAATTCATCGGCCAGATTTCGGCCTTCGGCACGTTCACGGTTGGTTTCCTCGCCCGGCCATTGGGGGGCGTGATCTTCGGTCGGATGGGGGATCGCAGCGGACGCAAAGCCGCGCTCGTCGCGACCTTATTGCTGATGGGGATCAGCACGCTGCTAATCGGCTTTCTGCCGTCGTACCGACAAATTGGCGCACTCGCGCCGCTGGCGCTGGTCGCGCTGAGGTTCATGCAAGGGATCGGTGTCGGCGGCGAATGGGGTGGCGCGGTGCTGTTGGCGCTCGAAAGCGGGCATCGCGGCCGGCGCGGCTTGCTGGCCAGTTGGCCGCAGGTCGGCGTGCCGATCGGCTTGCTGCTGTCGACCGGCGCGCTGTACGCATGCGAACGGGCGCTGACTCCGGAACAGTTGATCGAGTGGGGCTGGCGGCTGCCGTTCTTTGCCAGCGCGCTGTTGATCCTGGTCGGCTTTCTGATTCGCTCGTTCGTCACCGAGTCCCCGCTGTTCGCCGAGGTCAAGGCGCACCACGAAGTGGCCCAGACACCGCTGCGCGAAGTGCTGCGCACCAACTGGAAAGAGATCGCCCTGGGGGCGGGCAGCCGACTGAGCGAGAACTCGGTCTTTTATCTGTTCGCAACGTACCTCCTGACCTACGGCAGCAATGTTCTCGACGTGCCGCGGAACATCACGCTGGCCAGCGTCAACGTGGCGGCGGTCGTGGCCTGTGTGACCATTCCGCTGTATGGCTGGTTGTCCGATGTCTGGTCGCGCAAGTCGCTGTACCTGACCGGAAATGTGTTACTGATCGTGCTGGCGTTGCCTTACTATGCGCTGCTCGACACGCGGGAACCGCTGGCGATCATGGTGGCGACCGGCGTCATGCTGGGCATCGTCCACGCCATGCTCTACAGCGTGCAGGCGGCGCTGATTCCCGAGCTGTTCTCGACCCGGCTGCGCTACACCGGCGCGTCGCTGACCTATCAGATCGCCGGGCCGTTCGCGGGTGGGCTCGCGCCGATCGTGGCCACGACGCTGTCGTATCACTTCCCGGAAAGCTACTGGCCGATCGCGGTTTACATCGCGCTGTTGGCGGTGATCTCGTCCCTGTGCATCCATTTTCTCAGCGAAACATCGCACAAGGATATCAGCGGTTAG